The region CTAAAGGTCGGCCCCTACGTTTCCCTGTGCCACCGGCATTCCTTGTGGCACCGGCATTTCTGGTGGCACCGGCATTCCTGCCGGTGAATGGCCCTGGTAGGGGCGACTGGCCATCCCTAATTTATCCCCGGGGCCTCCGGCGGCGCTTGGTGCCGGGGTTTGTGGACAGGGGGCTTAAGCCCCCTGTCAGGGCGGCTCGAGCTGAAGGTCGGCCCCTACGTTCCTCGGTGCCACCGGCATTCCTGCCGGTGAACGGCCCTGGTAGGGGCGACTGGCCATCCCTAATTTATCCCCGGGGCCTCCGGCGGCGCTTGGTGCCGGGGTTTGTGGACAGGGGGCTTAAGCCCCCTGTCAGGGCGGCTCGAGCTGAAGGTCGGCCCCTACATTTCCCGGTGCCACCGGCATTCCTGCCGGTGAATGGCCCTGGTAGGGGCGACTGGCCAGTCGCCCCTACGGACGCCCCAACGTCCCCCCCGTGCCACCGGCATTCCTGCCGGTGATAAGAAGCGGCATTCCTGCCGGCCTAACGTTCTCGCCGACAAGAATGTCGGCGCCACCGGCCGGCATTCCTGCCGGTGAATGGCCCTGGTAGGGGCGACTGGCCAGTCGCCCCTACGGACGCCCCAACGTCCCCCCCGTGCCACCGGCGCTCCTGCCGGTGTGGTGTTTTGACAGTGGGCTTAAGCCCACTGTCTACGGCGCCGACAAGAATGTCGGTGCCACCCCTATTTTTCCGGTGAATTGTCCCCCCCGACAAGAATGTCGGTGCCACTGGCCGGTCGCCCCTACGGTTGCGGCAAGAACCTTGAGGCCCCTGTCCCCGGGCTCGGCTCGAGCGGAAAGCCGACGCCCACTTTTATGTTGCCCGCCCGCGTCGCGGCGGGTATAATTAATACGTATGAAATACCGCATAATCGTCGAGCAAGACGAAGACGGCGTCTTCGTCGCAGAGGCGCCGGCGCTTCCGGGTTGCGTTTCCCAGGGCGCGACGCGCGAGGAGGCCGTGGCCAATATTAAGGACGCCATCGCCGGATACCTCGCGAGCCTCGATAAGCACGCCGAACCGGTTCCGCCGCCGATAACGGAAGAAGTAGTCGAGGTCTAAGGGCGTGGCGAAGCTCCCGGTGGTTTCGGGGAAGGAGTTGGTCCGCGCTCTGGCGCGTTTCGGGTACGACGTAGACCACCAAACCGGGAGCCACGTTATCCTTCGGCAAACCTCCTCGCCCTATCGTCGGCTCACGGTACCCCGCCACAAAGAAATCGCGAAGGGGACGTTGCGGTCGGTCCTACGTAACGCCGGATTGACGGCCGAGCAGTTACGCGAGGCGTTACGGTAAAGGGAAGCTCGAACTCAGCGGGTACTACAAACTCTTCTTTCTAACCCCCTGATAAAAACCCCGCCCCTTCGCCGAGGCGACAAGGGCCTTGGGGCCCTTGTCCCCGCGCCCGGCTCGAGCTGAAGGTCGGCCCCTACGTTTTGGCGGAGGCGGGGATGTAGGGGCGCACGGCTGTGCGCCCCTATAATATGCGCCGGCCGCGTCGGTTGGTAACAACCGACGCCACGCTGTTGTCACGTAGCGCCGTACCTTCAGGTGCGGCCACGTTGCGCATATCGTTAATTTCCCCCGGCATCGCGCCGGGGTTTTGTTTGGGTTCTTAGGGCAAGGGCCTTAAGGCCCTTGTCGGGGCGGCTCGAGCTGAAGGTCGGCCCCTACGTTTTGGCGGAGGCGGGGAGGTAGGGGTGGGACAAGGGGCTTAAGCCCCTTGTTGGGAACCGGTTTTCACGTCGGCCCGAAATGTCGCGGGCGGGCCCGGAGGTCCGCCCCTATTTTTTGGGGGCTAACGGTATAGGGCTTTCACGCGGCCCAGGCTCGCCGGCGTAGTTACAAAAGCAAAAGCCCCGCGCTCGCCGCGGGGCTTTGGCTCGAGCGCGTTCCGCGTTTAAATTTCTTTGAAAATTTCTTCGGCGGCGCCGACGCCGACCCCCGGCTCGAAGACGTAGCCCTTGTCGGCCAGGCCCGCCTCCAGCGCCGCGACGGCCGTTATGACGTCGAACGGGCCCACGCCGCCCATATGGGCGATGCGTATGATGCGGTCTTTGAGCTGGCCCTGGCCGCCGCCGAAAACCACCCCGTAGGTGCGCGCGATGTGGGCGCGAAGCTCGTCGGCGCCGACCTCGTCGGGAGGCCGGAGGACGGTCACGACGTCCGCCGGGTTGAGCGCGAACAGCCGCAGCGCCAGCGCGTTCACCCCGGCGCGCGTGGCCCGCGATAACTTCTCGTGACGGGCGAAGATGTTGGGCAGGCCCTCTTCCATCATGAGCTCGAGCGCCTTGGCCAGCGCGCGCAGCGTCGCGACCGCCGGCGTGAACGGCGTCTCGAACTTCTCGCCCCACTGGCGGTACTTCCGCAAGTCCCAATAGTACCGCGGACACTTGGCCCGCTCGCAGACCTTCCACGCGTTGTTGCTGAGCGATATGAACGCGACGCCCGGCGGCGTCATAAAGCTCTTCTGCGAGGCCGAGAGCGTGGCGTCGACGTTCCACTCGTCCATCCGGAAGTCCATCGCGCCCAGCCCCGAGACGGCGTCGACGACCAG is a window of bacterium DNA encoding:
- a CDS encoding alanine--glyoxylate aminotransferase family protein: MVKKYLMTPGPTPVPAAVACAQAADMVSHRGREFHELFQYVTTTLREVVGTSHDVYLLTGSGTSAMEAAVANLMSPGEKALVIRAGHFGNRWADILKEYGVMVRAVDVEWGRAVNPKLVAERLAEDTENEIRAVFTTFVDTSTGVVQDIEEIGRIVADTNALLVVDAVSGLGAMDFRMDEWNVDATLSASQKSFMTPPGVAFISLSNNAWKVCERAKCPRYYWDLRKYRQWGEKFETPFTPAVATLRALAKALELMMEEGLPNIFARHEKLSRATRAGVNALALRLFALNPADVVTVLRPPDEVGADELRAHIARTYGVVFGGGQGQLKDRIIRIAHMGGVGPFDVITAVAALEAGLADKGYVFEPGVGVGAAEEIFKEI
- a CDS encoding type II toxin-antitoxin system HicB family antitoxin, with amino-acid sequence MKYRIIVEQDEDGVFVAEAPALPGCVSQGATREEAVANIKDAIAGYLASLDKHAEPVPPPITEEVVEV
- a CDS encoding type II toxin-antitoxin system HicA family toxin, which encodes MVSGKELVRALARFGYDVDHQTGSHVILRQTSSPYRRLTVPRHKEIAKGTLRSVLRNAGLTAEQLREALR